A single genomic interval of Fibrobacter sp. UWB4 harbors:
- a CDS encoding helix-turn-helix transcriptional regulator, producing the protein MQAVVEAPPMQNTDEPVSFKVSGKNIPKPVIAFLDALFPDSVRIEDDDDVLEPVEEMDWYKKAKKNINPAKTLKIMRINAGLTQAQLAQKVGLAKQNYNSLERGARPISMLMSKKLADALGTSYLMFFRENKSRSP; encoded by the coding sequence ATGCAGGCAGTCGTGGAAGCGCCCCCTATGCAGAACACTGATGAACCGGTGTCTTTCAAAGTTTCGGGCAAGAATATTCCGAAACCAGTCATTGCCTTTTTGGACGCGCTGTTCCCCGATTCCGTCCGTATCGAAGACGACGATGACGTTCTCGAGCCAGTGGAAGAAATGGATTGGTACAAGAAGGCGAAAAAAAATATAAATCCAGCCAAGACGCTGAAAATAATGCGCATAAACGCAGGACTTACGCAAGCGCAGTTGGCACAAAAAGTTGGTCTCGCAAAACAAAATTATAATTCGCTTGAACGAGGAGCCAGGCCCATTTCTATGCTCATGTCAAAGAAGTTAGCCGATGCGCTCGGGACATCTTATTTGATGTTTTTCCGTGAAAATAAAAGTCGTTCGCCTTAA
- a CDS encoding peptide chain release factor 3, translating to MNPEIEKRRTFAIVSHPDAGKTTITEKFLWYGNVIREAGHVRAKANKSYTVSDWMKIEQQRGISVSSSVLNFPFEGCMFNLVDTPGHQDFCEDTYRALTAVDAALVLIDSVNGVEKQTIRLMNVCRMRHTPIITFINKMDLDGRHVLDLLDQIESVLQIKTAPFTLPIGVGKLFKGVYSIAENTFHTFNPDDGKQEIIQMEGPDDPRLVELCGENWVAQFREEYEMVTGGMDPFDHEKFLKGEMCPVFFGSAVNNFGVRQLLNAFAKLAPPPMIRDTDKRPVKPDEDAFSAFVFKIQANMDPKHRDRTAFLRICSGSFTRGEKVFHVRTGRDIRLAAPTAFLAKDKEVIDHAWAGDIVGINDPGLFRIGDTLTDGEKMNFTGIPDFAPEHFARVTLLNPLKSKQMAKGLAELSEEGATQLYEPLKSAVPVVGVVGELQFDVLKFRLQSEYGADVQLDRVPAHCIRWVKGPEADVGKFAEEYAGDCMMDKERNLVCLFPNEYRLNLALKNYERLSFAETSQG from the coding sequence ATGAATCCAGAAATTGAAAAACGCCGCACTTTCGCTATTGTCAGCCACCCTGACGCCGGTAAAACCACCATCACCGAAAAGTTCCTGTGGTACGGGAATGTGATTCGCGAGGCTGGTCACGTGCGCGCGAAGGCCAACAAGAGCTACACTGTTAGTGACTGGATGAAGATTGAACAGCAGCGTGGTATTTCTGTTTCGAGTTCAGTGTTGAACTTCCCGTTCGAAGGTTGCATGTTCAACCTCGTCGATACCCCGGGGCATCAGGACTTCTGCGAAGACACGTACCGTGCGCTCACCGCCGTGGACGCCGCTCTCGTGCTTATCGATAGCGTGAACGGTGTTGAAAAGCAGACGATTCGCTTGATGAATGTCTGCCGTATGCGCCATACGCCGATTATCACGTTCATCAACAAGATGGACTTGGATGGCCGCCATGTGCTCGACTTGCTCGACCAGATTGAAAGCGTTTTGCAGATTAAGACCGCTCCGTTTACGCTCCCGATTGGCGTCGGTAAGCTTTTCAAGGGCGTCTATTCCATCGCCGAAAATACGTTCCACACGTTCAACCCGGATGATGGCAAGCAAGAAATTATCCAGATGGAAGGCCCGGACGATCCGCGTCTCGTTGAACTCTGCGGTGAAAACTGGGTCGCGCAATTCCGCGAAGAGTATGAAATGGTCACAGGCGGTATGGATCCGTTCGACCACGAAAAGTTCCTCAAGGGCGAAATGTGCCCGGTGTTCTTCGGTTCTGCAGTGAACAACTTCGGTGTGCGCCAGCTTTTGAACGCTTTTGCAAAACTCGCTCCGCCGCCGATGATCCGCGACACCGACAAGCGCCCGGTCAAGCCGGACGAAGACGCTTTCAGCGCATTCGTCTTCAAGATTCAGGCCAACATGGACCCGAAACACCGCGACCGCACTGCATTCCTCCGCATTTGCTCGGGTAGCTTTACCCGTGGCGAAAAGGTGTTCCACGTGCGTACGGGCCGCGACATCCGCTTGGCCGCTCCGACCGCTTTCCTCGCAAAGGACAAGGAAGTCATTGACCACGCCTGGGCAGGTGATATCGTGGGTATCAACGATCCGGGACTTTTCCGCATTGGCGATACGCTTACGGACGGCGAAAAGATGAACTTTACGGGTATCCCGGACTTTGCGCCGGAACACTTTGCCCGCGTGACGCTCTTGAATCCGCTCAAGTCTAAGCAGATGGCGAAGGGCCTTGCCGAACTTTCGGAAGAAGGTGCAACGCAGCTCTATGAACCGCTCAAGTCTGCTGTGCCTGTCGTGGGCGTTGTGGGTGAACTCCAGTTCGACGTGCTCAAATTCCGTTTGCAGAGCGAATACGGCGCCGATGTGCAGCTCGACCGTGTGCCCGCCCATTGCATCCGCTGGGTGAAAGGCCCCGAAGCTGACGTGGGCAAGTTCGCCGAAGAATATGCCGGCGACTGCATGATGGATAAGGAACGCAATCTTGTATGCCTCTTCCCGAATGAGTACCGCCTGAATCTTGCGCTCAAGAATTACGAACGCCTGAGCTTCGCCGAAACCTCTCAGGGGTAG
- a CDS encoding Ig-like domain-containing protein, with product MNKLKRSMTTLLASASVIATSSFAQNPAPAAPAPQDAPAPAAAPVSEPAPAVEPAPANEPPQVGGIPGESILEGGTFSKIKLDNFVSDDSDQPSQIRWKVSGNKNLKVSIAPDHTVEIATPNPLWNGSEDLTFTATDSKGASASETVNFTVESVNNPPVVSQIPSQVITEGKQFAKIRLDDFVNDPDHKKDQISWDTEVIPAGGPQADGDLSVTIDGNRVATVVVPDAHWYGAATIKFIANDPDYGSDNKTAAFTVTPVNDPPAFTKKIPDQVIDEKNQFDMISLADYVTDPDDDVMKLKWSVTGNKDLKIEIDNYGSAIVTIPNEYWNGQERVTFTVTDAAGASAKQDVLFKVNSINDAPEFVQNIPDQTIDEKQEFAPIQLGQYVKDPDHRIEMLKWAVSGAKDLKVSVSGGVATIRIPNKLWNGSESIKFKATDPEGASADCEAMFTVNSVNDLPKFIRPIPAQNINEKQQFTKIKLDDFVKDEDHKNSELSWDVEVKHQGPMPEMGTLNVTIDDQHVATVEIPDPSWNGNTVATFTVTDPEGGSAKQDVALNVRSVNDPPVFKKIPDQAIEEKNEFTSFILDDYLSDADHDFSKLKVEVTGNRDLKVNIDNRSHEVSVKIPHDQWNGTETLMFTATDPEGARASTSAKFTVKAINDPPVMKDIREQTIKEKGEFQPIELDNFVEDLDHAKNRLKWTITGNKELKVAMDAAHVARITPPSPQWHGAEALTFKVCDPDNACDERTANFTVESVNDVPMFVKQVMPQTIREKGQFQPIKLADLVKDLDNKLSELTFSVSSKPAAGSKKRDSELKVEIDDQKVAKIVIPNKFWNGAEEITFTVTDPEGAKASSSALFTVESVNDLPEIKQVVDQTIQEKGEFTPFNVSELVSDPDDRFESLKIDFTGNKDLKVDMSKAGVVTVKTPNKMWNGSEKVTFTVTDPSGAKARTTATFTVVSVNDPPVMKEIASQTVKEKESFKPIELDNYVEDLDHAKNRLKWKIEGNKDLRVTMDATHKVTVTPPNASWNGSEKIRFTVTDPDGASDSKEVTFTVLSVNDAPEFVRDLRDQSIDEKKQFQPIKLADFVKDADHKISDLKWTFKVSPISQASSKKKGKKDDEEPAGEMLRVNVDANQVANIVIPNKYWHGAANITFTATDPEGASASKTARFEVRSVNDAPVIAANAPTGETILEGGRFKTIDLSTLAEDPDHPASSLKWEVSGNRDLKVDIRKDNTVIISVPDKQWSGKENLTFSVTDPEGAYARHKMLFEVTRVNDPPTFVKRIPDQKIKEKETFKQIKLDEFVKDPDNKPNELRWRITGAKQLKAEISASRVLTVTAPNKDFWCTPELMMLEVSDPDGAKTSQTISFEIVSVNDPPVLRDIPPQKIREKGQFKDIDLSKFVRDPDNSMEQLSWAVKVQKPESEQAKKSKKGKKGKKDDDDEEEEVVKDAFSVVIYKGGLAHINIADKYWHGERNVVFTVKDPDGATDSKTVNFAVESVNDAPVIRPILAQTIKEKEHFEPIDLTKFVSDPDHPTSSLKFEIAPTRALKATINAKKQLVVTTPDKYWNGSEKIRLDVTDPEGARASQQIDFEVTPVNDPPVITKEIGNQKIKEKERFTPVDLAKIVNDPDNKPNELKWTVSGNKDLVVDIKNGRASVTTPNPNWFGKETLTFTVMDPAGDKQSAKATFEVIPVNDPPKFKPIPPQVIDEKKTFPAIDLTKFVTDPDNSVDELKWSIDGENPFAAAPAKSKKKDKKKDKKKKKHVEEEPAPKFGKHELKYNISDKGILTVEIPNKYWNGSETVTINVFDPSKEKASTEVRFTVKSVNDVPVVKEIPGQTTLEGKAFKPINLDDFVSDPDHKNSEIRWKVTGAKNLDVRINANRVAEIKPRRDNWFGDETLVFTATDPAGGTDKSVVKFVVKHVNAAPVMRDIPDYTIRENQNEGVIATIKLDQYARDKDHNFDDLKWKFTGQKQLQVTYDKAKKTVIVAQPYSHWKGKPERITFTVTDPEGATAHKTATFTVIAVNNAPETKPLSYQTREGETLKVPAYTGLMSAAKDPDGDRLESVKTVMKPRNGRIVLNEKNGSFEYTPNKGFSGIDEFTYKVFDPSGLGSKVTNVEINVQFKPKDVRGNSANKKKK from the coding sequence ATGAATAAACTGAAAAGGTCCATGACGACCTTGCTTGCTTCTGCTAGTGTGATTGCAACGTCATCGTTTGCGCAAAATCCTGCACCTGCGGCCCCGGCTCCACAAGATGCTCCCGCGCCTGCAGCTGCTCCTGTGAGCGAACCCGCCCCGGCTGTTGAACCTGCTCCGGCGAACGAACCCCCTCAAGTTGGCGGCATTCCAGGCGAATCCATCCTGGAAGGCGGAACTTTTTCGAAGATTAAACTCGACAATTTTGTATCTGACGATTCTGACCAGCCCTCGCAGATCCGTTGGAAGGTGAGCGGCAACAAGAATTTGAAGGTTTCGATTGCTCCCGACCATACTGTTGAAATTGCGACTCCGAATCCGCTTTGGAACGGTTCGGAAGACTTGACCTTTACGGCAACGGACTCCAAGGGCGCTTCTGCTTCTGAAACGGTGAACTTTACGGTTGAATCCGTGAATAACCCGCCAGTGGTTTCGCAGATCCCGAGCCAGGTCATTACGGAAGGCAAACAGTTTGCAAAGATCCGTCTGGACGACTTTGTGAACGACCCGGACCATAAGAAGGACCAGATCTCCTGGGATACGGAAGTTATCCCGGCTGGTGGTCCCCAGGCTGATGGCGACCTGTCCGTGACGATTGACGGAAACCGTGTAGCGACAGTCGTCGTCCCTGATGCTCATTGGTATGGCGCTGCCACAATCAAGTTTATTGCCAATGACCCGGATTACGGTAGCGACAACAAGACGGCCGCATTTACGGTTACTCCGGTGAATGACCCTCCGGCATTCACGAAGAAAATCCCGGACCAGGTTATTGATGAAAAGAACCAGTTCGACATGATATCCCTTGCGGACTATGTTACGGACCCGGATGACGATGTCATGAAGCTCAAGTGGTCGGTGACGGGTAACAAGGACTTGAAGATCGAAATCGATAATTACGGCTCTGCCATCGTGACCATCCCGAATGAATACTGGAACGGTCAGGAACGCGTGACGTTTACCGTGACGGACGCTGCCGGCGCTTCTGCAAAGCAGGACGTGCTCTTCAAGGTGAACTCCATTAACGATGCTCCTGAGTTTGTTCAGAACATTCCTGACCAGACGATTGACGAAAAGCAGGAATTTGCACCGATCCAGCTTGGACAGTACGTGAAGGATCCTGACCACCGCATCGAAATGCTGAAGTGGGCTGTCTCGGGTGCCAAGGACTTGAAAGTCTCTGTTTCTGGCGGCGTTGCTACGATTCGCATTCCGAACAAGCTTTGGAATGGCTCTGAATCCATCAAGTTCAAGGCTACGGACCCGGAAGGCGCTTCTGCAGATTGCGAAGCCATGTTTACGGTCAACTCCGTGAACGACTTGCCGAAGTTTATTCGCCCGATTCCGGCACAGAACATCAACGAAAAGCAGCAGTTCACAAAGATCAAGCTTGATGACTTCGTCAAGGACGAAGACCACAAGAATTCCGAACTTTCCTGGGATGTCGAAGTCAAGCACCAGGGCCCGATGCCGGAAATGGGTACGCTCAATGTGACGATTGATGACCAGCATGTCGCCACTGTTGAAATCCCGGACCCGAGCTGGAATGGCAACACGGTTGCTACATTCACCGTGACGGACCCGGAAGGCGGTTCTGCAAAGCAGGATGTCGCCCTTAACGTGCGCTCTGTGAACGATCCGCCGGTATTCAAGAAAATCCCGGACCAGGCTATCGAAGAAAAGAACGAATTTACTTCGTTTATTCTAGATGACTACCTGAGCGATGCTGACCATGACTTCTCCAAGCTCAAGGTTGAAGTGACGGGCAACAGGGATCTCAAGGTCAATATCGATAACAGATCCCATGAAGTTTCTGTGAAGATCCCGCACGACCAGTGGAATGGCACCGAAACGTTGATGTTTACGGCTACGGACCCGGAAGGCGCTCGTGCATCGACTTCTGCCAAGTTTACGGTCAAGGCGATCAACGACCCGCCGGTCATGAAGGACATTCGCGAACAGACCATCAAGGAAAAGGGCGAATTCCAGCCGATTGAACTTGATAATTTTGTTGAAGACCTTGACCATGCCAAGAATCGCCTCAAGTGGACGATTACGGGCAACAAGGAACTCAAGGTCGCTATGGATGCTGCCCATGTTGCACGTATCACTCCGCCGTCTCCGCAGTGGCACGGTGCCGAAGCTCTGACGTTCAAGGTTTGCGACCCGGATAACGCTTGCGATGAACGCACGGCGAACTTCACGGTGGAATCCGTGAACGACGTTCCGATGTTCGTGAAGCAGGTCATGCCGCAGACGATTCGCGAAAAGGGCCAGTTCCAGCCGATTAAGCTTGCTGATCTTGTGAAGGACTTGGATAACAAGCTTTCTGAACTCACGTTCTCTGTCTCTAGCAAGCCGGCTGCCGGTTCCAAGAAGAGAGATTCTGAACTCAAGGTCGAAATTGATGATCAGAAGGTTGCAAAGATTGTTATTCCGAACAAGTTCTGGAATGGCGCTGAAGAAATTACGTTTACGGTGACGGACCCGGAAGGTGCCAAGGCTTCTTCTTCTGCACTCTTCACTGTGGAATCCGTGAACGACCTCCCGGAAATCAAGCAGGTCGTAGACCAGACCATTCAGGAAAAGGGTGAATTCACTCCGTTCAACGTGTCTGAACTCGTGTCTGACCCGGATGACCGTTTTGAAAGCCTGAAGATTGACTTTACGGGCAATAAGGACCTCAAGGTCGATATGTCCAAGGCGGGCGTCGTGACCGTCAAGACCCCGAACAAGATGTGGAACGGTTCCGAAAAGGTGACGTTCACCGTGACGGACCCGTCTGGTGCTAAGGCCCGCACGACGGCAACATTTACCGTTGTCTCCGTGAACGACCCGCCGGTCATGAAGGAAATTGCAAGTCAGACTGTCAAGGAAAAGGAATCGTTCAAGCCGATTGAACTTGACAATTACGTTGAAGACCTTGACCATGCCAAGAATCGCCTCAAGTGGAAGATCGAAGGCAACAAGGATCTCCGCGTGACGATGGATGCAACGCATAAGGTGACCGTGACTCCGCCGAACGCAAGCTGGAACGGTTCTGAAAAGATCCGCTTCACGGTGACGGACCCGGATGGCGCCTCGGATAGCAAGGAAGTGACATTTACCGTGCTTTCTGTGAACGATGCTCCGGAATTTGTACGTGACCTCCGCGACCAGTCGATTGACGAAAAGAAGCAGTTCCAGCCGATCAAGCTTGCTGACTTCGTGAAGGATGCGGACCACAAGATTAGCGATCTCAAGTGGACGTTCAAGGTAAGCCCGATTAGCCAGGCTTCTTCCAAGAAGAAAGGCAAGAAGGATGACGAAGAACCGGCTGGTGAAATGCTCCGCGTGAACGTGGATGCAAACCAGGTGGCTAACATTGTCATCCCGAACAAGTACTGGCACGGCGCTGCAAACATCACGTTTACGGCAACGGACCCGGAAGGCGCTTCTGCAAGCAAGACGGCTCGCTTTGAAGTGCGCTCCGTGAACGATGCTCCGGTGATTGCTGCTAACGCTCCGACGGGCGAAACGATTCTCGAAGGTGGCCGTTTCAAGACGATCGACCTTTCGACTCTCGCCGAAGACCCGGATCATCCAGCATCTTCCTTGAAGTGGGAAGTTTCTGGCAATCGTGACCTCAAGGTGGATATCCGCAAGGACAACACCGTGATTATCTCTGTCCCGGACAAGCAGTGGAGCGGTAAGGAAAACCTCACGTTCTCCGTGACGGACCCGGAAGGCGCTTACGCTCGCCACAAGATGCTCTTTGAAGTGACACGTGTGAACGATCCTCCTACGTTCGTAAAGAGAATCCCGGACCAGAAGATCAAGGAAAAGGAAACCTTCAAGCAGATCAAGCTTGACGAATTCGTGAAGGACCCGGACAACAAGCCGAATGAACTCCGCTGGAGAATCACGGGTGCCAAGCAGCTCAAGGCTGAAATCTCTGCAAGCCGCGTACTTACGGTGACGGCTCCGAACAAGGATTTCTGGTGCACACCAGAACTGATGATGCTCGAAGTGAGCGACCCGGATGGTGCCAAGACTTCCCAGACGATTTCGTTTGAAATTGTGTCTGTGAACGATCCTCCGGTCTTGAGGGACATTCCGCCGCAGAAAATCCGTGAAAAGGGACAGTTCAAGGATATCGACTTGAGCAAGTTTGTGCGCGACCCGGATAACTCCATGGAACAGCTTTCCTGGGCTGTCAAGGTGCAAAAGCCGGAATCTGAACAGGCCAAGAAGAGCAAAAAGGGCAAGAAGGGTAAGAAGGATGACGACGACGAGGAAGAAGAAGTTGTCAAGGATGCCTTCAGTGTCGTGATCTATAAGGGTGGCCTCGCTCATATAAACATTGCCGACAAGTACTGGCATGGTGAACGCAATGTCGTGTTCACGGTGAAGGATCCGGATGGAGCAACGGACTCCAAGACTGTGAATTTTGCAGTGGAATCTGTGAATGACGCTCCGGTTATCAGACCGATTTTGGCCCAGACCATCAAGGAAAAGGAACACTTTGAACCGATTGACTTGACGAAGTTTGTATCTGACCCGGACCATCCGACAAGTTCCTTGAAATTTGAAATCGCTCCGACTCGCGCTCTCAAGGCGACAATCAATGCAAAGAAGCAGCTCGTGGTGACCACTCCGGACAAGTACTGGAACGGCTCTGAAAAGATCCGTCTCGACGTGACCGACCCGGAAGGCGCTAGGGCTTCTCAGCAGATTGACTTTGAAGTGACTCCTGTGAACGATCCTCCTGTGATTACGAAGGAAATCGGCAATCAGAAGATCAAGGAAAAAGAAAGATTTACTCCGGTTGATCTTGCAAAGATCGTGAATGACCCGGATAACAAGCCGAATGAGCTCAAGTGGACTGTTTCTGGCAACAAGGATCTCGTTGTCGATATCAAGAACGGCCGCGCCAGCGTGACGACTCCGAACCCGAACTGGTTTGGCAAGGAAACGCTTACGTTCACGGTGATGGATCCGGCTGGCGACAAGCAGTCTGCCAAGGCTACATTCGAAGTGATCCCGGTGAACGATCCTCCGAAGTTTAAGCCGATCCCGCCGCAGGTCATCGATGAAAAGAAGACCTTCCCGGCTATTGACTTGACCAAGTTTGTGACGGACCCGGACAACAGCGTCGATGAACTCAAGTGGTCTATCGATGGCGAAAATCCGTTTGCCGCTGCTCCTGCAAAGTCCAAGAAGAAGGACAAGAAAAAGGACAAGAAGAAAAAGAAGCATGTTGAAGAAGAGCCTGCTCCGAAGTTCGGAAAGCATGAACTCAAGTACAACATTAGCGACAAGGGTATCCTCACTGTTGAAATCCCGAACAAGTACTGGAATGGTAGTGAAACGGTGACGATCAACGTGTTTGACCCGAGCAAGGAAAAGGCTTCTACTGAAGTGCGCTTTACGGTGAAGTCCGTGAACGACGTTCCTGTGGTGAAGGAAATTCCGGGACAGACGACTCTCGAAGGCAAGGCGTTCAAGCCGATTAACTTGGATGACTTTGTTAGCGACCCGGACCATAAGAACAGCGAAATTCGTTGGAAGGTTACTGGCGCCAAGAATCTTGACGTGAGAATCAACGCTAATCGCGTTGCGGAAATCAAGCCGAGAAGAGACAACTGGTTCGGTGACGAAACGCTCGTCTTTACGGCTACGGACCCGGCTGGTGGTACGGATAAGTCTGTTGTGAAGTTCGTCGTGAAGCATGTGAATGCGGCTCCGGTGATGCGCGACATTCCTGACTATACCATCAGGGAAAATCAGAATGAAGGCGTGATTGCAACGATTAAGCTTGACCAGTACGCTCGCGATAAGGACCACAACTTCGACGATCTCAAGTGGAAGTTCACGGGTCAGAAGCAGTTGCAGGTGACCTACGACAAGGCCAAGAAGACTGTGATTGTGGCTCAGCCGTACTCTCATTGGAAGGGCAAGCCGGAACGCATCACGTTCACGGTTACAGACCCGGAAGGTGCAACGGCCCATAAGACAGCTACATTCACGGTGATTGCCGTGAACAATGCTCCTGAAACTAAGCCGCTTTCTTACCAGACTCGCGAAGGCGAAACGCTCAAGGTCCCGGCATATACAGGCCTCATGTCTGCCGCTAAGGACCCGGATGGCGATAGGCTCGAATCTGTGAAGACTGTGATGAAGCCGCGCAACGGTCGAATCGTCTTGAATGAAAAGAACGGTTCCTTTGAATACACCCCGAACAAGGGCTTCTCTGGAATTGATGAATTTACGTACAAGGTGTTTGACCCGTCTGGACTCGGTTCCAAGGTGACGAACGTGGAAATCAATGTCCAGTTCAAGCCGAAGGATGTCCGCGGCAATAGCGCGAACAAGAAAAAGAAATAA
- a CDS encoding DNA-deoxyinosine glycosylase, producing the protein MATKKTLAKTSKNTRTIVTHEFPALFDDNSEVLLLGSIPSPKSREQGFYYGHPQNRFWKVLASVLNEPLPATIDEKKAMLLKHHIALWDVLDSCTIIGASDTSIEDVVPNDIASLLAQTKIKRIFCTGATAHKLYEKYCEKATGIKAVKLPSTSPANCAVKFEKLVEAYREIMGPLRSARG; encoded by the coding sequence ATGGCAACAAAAAAGACTCTCGCAAAAACATCCAAGAACACGCGGACGATCGTCACGCATGAGTTTCCCGCACTTTTCGACGATAATTCGGAAGTTCTTTTGCTCGGATCCATCCCCTCGCCCAAATCGCGCGAACAGGGATTCTATTACGGCCATCCGCAAAACCGTTTCTGGAAAGTTCTCGCAAGCGTCTTAAACGAGCCTCTCCCTGCGACCATCGACGAGAAAAAAGCGATGCTTTTGAAGCACCACATCGCCCTTTGGGACGTTCTCGACAGTTGCACCATCATCGGGGCAAGCGACACAAGCATTGAAGATGTGGTTCCCAACGACATCGCCTCGCTCCTCGCTCAAACGAAAATCAAGCGCATCTTTTGCACAGGCGCCACCGCCCACAAGCTCTACGAAAAGTACTGCGAAAAAGCAACCGGCATCAAGGCCGTAAAACTACCCTCCACCTCCCCCGCCAACTGCGCCGTCAAATTCGAGAAGCTCGTGGAAGCATACCGAGAAATTATGGGTCCCCTTCGCTCCGCTCGAGGATGA